The Nitrospira sp. sequence ACCCCTCGCTCCTGGGCTATCAATCCCCACTTGCTTCTCCTTGTCTGCCTTTGTCGGACTCTCCCTGACTCTGGCCCCGAATGTAACACCCTAATAACACCTGGGGGAAGACCCCCCGGCAAGTTTGTCGGTGGCCGGAGGGCTTCATGGAATCCTCTACGACCTAGCCATTCATTTCCAGCGTATCACCACCAGGCCTCCCCCGTGGTCTTCGATTACGATGGGGGAGCGAATACGCCATGGGCGACTGGAGCGGTCTCCATGTGGGCGCTGGCGACAGGCAGACGACTCCAGGCTCCGATCGTCTTTCAATGATGCTTCGGCTCGCTGCGCAGGAGAGCCAAGTAAGTGGCGGCGGGGGGAAGGGAGGAACCGGCCCTAGACTCAGGTCATAGAGGAGTTGATGATCCGGCGGGCCTGTTTCAGCGCAGCGGCTTCGGCTTGTTGCCGGGTGCCAAATCGACCGTCAAGCAAGCCCTTGTTGTGCCGCCAATGCCTTGGTCCGAACTCAATAATGACATACTGACATACCCATCGCCCGTCCTCTTGCTGGCGAGCCGCCAGTTCAATCTGGCGCCTCTTATAAATCACGGCATGTTCGTTTCTCGACCGTCCAGCCATTGAAAAACGAGAGGAGAATCTCAGCCTGGAATTTGAAAAGAGGTAATTCAACATGCTCATCATTCAACCTCCCCACTAAGCGATGCTAGGAAATGATAGAAGAACAGAATGCTCAACAACGCGCTACTCCACCCAATGACCAGGATCGTGACAATGGGAATGATGAGTTAGATTTCTGTGAAGCGTGCCATGGTGAAGTCCGCTTTCCAATAACTGGACAGCACCAGACTAAACATTCCGGACGGGTCGTGCTACTAGGGAAAAGGCTAGGAGTGTGAGCGAGCGACGTGTATCGTCTCGTCAAAACCCAGCGACTCCAGCGAACCGGCTTGGCTTGCGGTCTGACGCGCTGGAGAACAGGGTAATGCGCGTCGGGGCAGGGAATGGAGAGCTTCCTACGCCGCCCACCGCACCAATCATCCGGCAAAAGAATTTACGTAAAATTGAGATTTGTGCCCATCCATTAGAAATCGAGGATCTCTAGAATCAATAACTCGACCTAACAAAGAGGCATTACTTTAGCCGTTCTAAAATACGGCTAGTACCTATGCTCTTACGGGTTGGCAAGTACTAGCCTCCTATGTCATGCACGCCGTGCAAACAAGGGCAAGTCTCTACAATTGAGGGAGAATTAAATGTCTATATTTCGCAAGACTTTCAGCAACCCATTCAAGGCTTTCCAATCCGCAGCGGCAGCAGCTTCCTTTGTAGGAATGTTCGCCGCAACACACCCGGCCTATGCGGCCCCGGTGACCATGACCGGCACAGTACTGGAAGAACGTGGCGATGTGTCAGGCGTCGGAGTGGGTTCCATCCTGCGGGTGACCTTTGATCCGGGAGGATTAGAGGATCAGATTTCAGACAATCAGATGAGCCTGTATGTTCCTGTTCCTGGATCTTTCTTTTTAGGTTCTACGATATCCAATCCATCCGTGGATTACGTCATGAACGTTTTTCACGTCCCGGGAAACTTCGACGCGGTAGCCTTTAGCTTTGGTGGTTCTCAAAGTTCTTTTGGCGTGGTTTTTAACGAGCTCACAGGCAGGGCGTTTCATGACGATTCCCTCCTCGGCGCCGCCAATGCACTGTCTGCCAAATTTCCGCTATTCGACGGAGAATTCAGCTACAGTGACGGCTTAGGCAACACTCTCAGCGGCCAGATTACGGGCGTTCATGGCAACCTTAACCTTGCGCCGGTGCCCCTTCCCGGAGCCGTGTTCCTGTTTGGCAGCGGTCTGCTCGGTCTTGCTGGTCTCCGCCGGAGGTTTCTCACAAAACAGCCTTAATTCTGCCTGTCGTGGGGTAGATGACATGACTTTGCTCCCCTCAATACGCTAAGTTCGTTGTATTCTGCTGATCCTTTCTACCCGACACGTCGAGGGTAGACACTGGATGATACGATCGGGAGAGCGACACTCTGCAAGCGCCACGTAGAAGAGTGGAATCGTCGGTCCCCAGTACTTGACATACGCTAAGGTTTGGCCGGCACTGACTAGTAAAGCTACTAGTTTAGTGGCTTGTCTCTAGATATTCCTCCAGGATTGGATCAGCATGGGAGTGGAGCATGCTGATGGTATCCACGGTAGACACGAAAGCCATCGAGTATGATGTCAGCGACTTGGCGAAGTGGTTTGCTTTGACACCCTCCGAAGCGCATGACATCCTCTGGAAGGAAATCCACCTTCTTGATCAGGTGGCTTGCATCCCAGATTATGTTCCCGTTCTCGCGCTGAAGTACGTCAAAGAGCATCTCCGAGATAGACCCACCCAGCAGCGCGTCTGAGCCAACTGTCCCGTCGGCAAGTCAAACTCACTTCCCCGTCGGCAGCGTGAAGTTCCTCTCAGTGTTTAAACATATGGGAGCACGCGACGCATTCTACTCGGGCAGCCTTCGATATTCGTTGATCTGAACAAATAATCGCAATGATTTCGTACATGTAGAGCATGAAAGATTTCTTGGGTCGATGCGGGCCGTACAATCCGCAGAATGGACAGCGGGTCATGATTTTCGATCGCATACATTACTCACTCGGATTTCCATGTTCAATGCAGTCCTGATAGAACTGCCCCATCGCCACATACGCCGCATATGGTCACAGTGTCTATGATTAGGGGTCAAGCTAGGGGAAATGAGGAAGGGATGTCCCTCATTCGGGGTTGTACGGCGTTCTCTTCTATTTGTCAGGGGAATATGTGTGGTGCCGAGGGACAGAATCGAACTGTCGACACCAGCCTTTTCAGGGCTGTGCTCTGCCAACTGAGCTACCTCGGCACGGGAGGGTCGCGATCGTACGGCGATTGATCGTTCCAACATGTGGAATCAGCACAATCGCCGGACGCATCTTACCAAGGTGGATGATCAGAGTTCCACATGTTTTGTACAGAGCGGAGACATCGGTTCAGTCGGCGAGAGAGAGCGAAAAAGTCTATTCAGTGAGCAGAGTGTCGGGTATGATCGGGTGGTTGGTTCGATCGAGTTATCTTCTTGTCGAGGAAATCCGTCATGGCATCCGTTCATCTCGTGAAGGGAGAAGAGGCAGCTCCTGTTGGTGCCCCGAACAACTCCACATCTCCCTGGACGGCGTGGAGTTATATCGCGGCGAGTGCCGTGTTGCTTGCCATCATCGGTACATGGCTGGTCTGGTTTTCGGCATTCATTCAACGGAACCTGCAGGAGCAGGACATTAAAGCCGCCTGTGGACGGGCCATGCCGGACCAGACTGAGCGATGCTTCGATACGGTCGTGATCCAGCGTGGAGGCGTCCGGCGGTGATCCGAGCACGTGAGGGGTCAAGCTGGGTCTGCTCGGCAGTCGCCTTCGTGATGCTGGTGATTCCTGCTGTCTCCGCCTGGGGGCAAGATCCTGAACCGCAAGCGCGGCCGCGATTGGAGTTATCCGTCGGATCATGGCTGTATACGACAGGCGAAACCATGTGGAGTCATGATGCGTCGGGGCTCAATCCCGTACTCGGTGATCCGACATCCAAGCTGACGTTTAAGGACAGCGATACTCATATTCTCGACGTCGGAGCACAATTGAATCTCGCGCGTCGCTTTTACCTGCAAGGGCATTTCGGCTTCTCGGTGGATTTTGATCGAGGGTCGCTGACCGATGATGACTACTTGGCAGGACAGCGATTATTTTCCCGCACGAGCAGCGACACCATGGGCAAAGGAACATGGTATGTCAGTGGGAATGCCGGATATCGGGCCGTCGAATTTTCAAACGGCCGCGGACATCTGGATCTGCTGGGCGGCTTTCAGTATTGGCGAACCACGTACGAAGCGACCGGGATTACCCGGCTCAGCTGCGACTCGACCGTGCTCACCTGTGGTCCGACTTCCCCGACATTACCCGCGATCAAGAACACGACCCATTGGATTACTCCTCTACAAATCGGCGGGCAACTCGAATATCAAGTCGTGCAACGAGTCAGTGCCAATGTGAAGATGCTGTTTTCACCCGCCAGTGTCGTGTTCAATGAAGACATCCATTTTCAGCGGGTGGATTTGCAGCAGGATCCGAGCTTCTCGATGTGGGGCGTGGGAGTAGGCGCGAGTATTGAGCCGTCCATAAAGATCATGCTGACTCGTCGGCTTGCGCTGACGGCGGGGTATCGGGTCATGTGGAACCGGACATACTACGGACGATGGGAAGTCCATACTCTTGGAAGCGGTTCTGAGACGGCTCCCCTCACGGAATTGCAAACCTTCCGCCACGGTGCCACGGTCGGCCTCACCGCATCCTTTTGATCGTTTCAGATCGTAACCCGGTTAGCGTCTCGTGCGTCCGGACGGCAGGGTTTCGTCTTCGTATTCAAGAAAGAGGCGCTTGGCCTCCGGATGAAGCTGATTGGGGTGCCCGTATGGAATTCCCAGCGTCCGGAAGAGCGGAGTCAGTTTCCCATTTGGGTGTAAATAACCGGCTCTGAGGGGAACCGTGCGTTTGCTGTGGCGCACCAGCCGGCAAGTGGTAGTCCGGATTGAGGTCAGCCAATCGGCAATATCCTGAGGATTGCCGATCGAGGCGGAGAGCAACAGCAGTCTGGCCTGTGATGGGCAAAAGATGATGGTTTCTTCCCACACGACTCCTCGCTCCGGATCAGCGATGTATTGCGACTCATCGAGGATCACGAGCCCCAACGTATCCAATCGAACATCGATTTCTCCGCTCGCGGCATCATAGAGCAGGTTGCGCAGAATCTCCGTCGTCATGATGAGCAGCGGGGCTTGACCGTTTTCTTGGCGGTCTCCGGTAAGAATGCCCACTTTGTCCGGGCCGAAGATCCGGGAAAACTCCGTGTACTTGGTGTTGGATAAGGCCTTGAGGGGCGAAGTGTAAATGACCGTGCGATTGTCTTCCATGGCTCGACGGGCCGCCTCGACGGCGACATAGGTTTTTCCGCTTCCGGTCGGGACACTGATCACGACGTCGGTTTCATTCAGAGCGGACAAGGCCTCGCTTTGCCAGGGATCCGGTATGAATGGTTGCGGAGGAGGAACCCCGATGCCTTCCAGCCAGCCCGACAGTGAGACGGACGACTCGGAGGATTCCGGCTCTGCACCCTGCAGTGACTTCTTCTTATGAGCGATCGTTGGAGGGCGAGGGATGCGCGGCGACGTCGCTTCTGGGCGAGATTGCCGTTCTCCGATCAGTGCCTGCAGGTCGGATTCGAAGCCTGCACGATTGTGGCTTGAGTGTTGAAGAAGCAGCTCGATGATGCGCCGCTTGCCGGCACGGAAGTGCCGATGGATGCGGCCGCGCGCAAGGCGATGCAAGAGGCCCACGGGCTGTTGTGCGAGTAGTTGTTCAAGTTCGTCGGTCGTCATAGTTTTCTCAACAGGGGTGAAGCGGGAGGTGCGAAGCGCACGCGGATCGGAGAAGGAAAGCAGATGCTTGCGAACGACGCGTCACGAACGACGAGCGACGTCTTCATTATGGCAATTCCTCCAAGACTCCACGGCGGATCAGCGTAATCGCGTTCCCGGCACAATCAGCGAGGCCGGGATGAGTGTCTTTCAGCGTCTGAATCTGCGACAAAAACTCCAGGGTTCGGGCAAGTAGACGGTAGATATCGCCTTCTGCCATCGTGGTCAATCGGCAAAGCCCGATCCACGTGAGGGTAGGATCGGCGACCCAGCGTTCGGCCAAGGCTGCGACGTCCGCGCGCAGGAGGGGAGGGTCTTCATACGGAGATAAACTCTCCGCCAATTTGCGCACCTGCCCCAACAGCGAGCTCAGTCCGGCGCTGATGCGCGGAAAGGCGCCGGGACGGTCGTCATCGTGGGCCAGACTGGCCATGATGCCCGTGAGGAGGGACGGGTCTGCGCCCGTGAAGGCTTCGGCACGGATCAGTTCCGTAATCAACAGCGAGTGATCGATACGGATGAGCCTGGCCCATTCGCCTTCAGTCGTGAGTTGGGCCGCCAGCGTGAGATACCCGAATTTCTGGAGCACTTCCACGCGCTCTTGGAATCGATGCCATAAACTGGTCCGCAGCGCTTGTATGGACTTAATGTGGCGCTGCTGTTCCTGGCGAAGCCGCGAGGCCGTGTGGAAGTCTTTCTGGCAGGCTGCGCGCGAAGAACACGTCGGGCAGGGAAAATCACCCAGCGATTGCACGATCGCATCGGGCAGCGGCTCGCTGTGGGTCGGTACGAGAATGGGAAGGACGGGCAATCGCGTCGGCAGTTCTTCCAGTTGATAACTGAGCCGATCAAACGCTTCGGCCGAACACCACGGATACGTCGAAATCTCCTCGCATTCGTAGACGCGGTCATAGACTTCTTTAATGCTCGTGGCCGGGCATTCGGTGACGGCGTTGTCCGGTCGCAAGACGGTGAGCATGGAGTTCTTTTGGCCTTTGCTCCGATACTGCCGGAGCACAATTCCGCGTCCTTTGGTGAGCCCCACCACGCGCCCCGGCGTCAAAAACGGCAAGCGAGCGGATATTTCCGGAGACTCCGACCGGTGAATCTGATGCCGCGTGGGGCGGTGTCTGCGCGCATGATCGAAGGTTTGCCATTGCGTGATCCAATCGGTGCAGACGCGGGGGCCGAACGGTTCCAGCTGCACATGGAGCACGTCCAGTTTTTGTTCGAGGAGTTCGGCGCGCTGGTTGAGCTGGAATTGCGCGAAGCTCTTGGCGAGAATTCCTTGAATGTGCTCATGAGGATGGGCTTTCAAGAGGTTCAAGACCATCGGGTAGCTGATCGTGAATTGGCTGTCGATCGCCTCGGGCTGCCCGGTCAAGCCTTTGGTCAGCACCCCCAAGTCGATATAAGGAGAAGGGGTCACGACCGCGAACCCGACGAGATCCTTCCCGCGGCGGCCGGCCCGTCCGGCGATCTGCTGGACTTCTCCGATCGTCAGGTCGGTGAAATCGCGCGACTTGCGGATGCTCGATTGGGTGATCACGACCGTGCGAGCCGGGAAATCCACACCTGCGGCCAGAGTCGTGGTCGCAAACACCGCATCGAGATTACCCTGCCGCATCAACTCTTCGATCGCGATTTTCCAGGAAGGCAAGTGTCCGGCGTGATGGGCGGCGACGCCGACCCGCCGCACGATGGGAAGAAGCGGGTGTTCCGCAATGCTGGGATGCTGAGCCGTGACCCGTTCGAGGGTTCCGGCGATGGCCTCTTGCCGGATCGGGGGAAGGACGATGTCGGCATGGTCGAAGGCCTCCATGGCTTCGTCGCAGGCCCGGCGTGAAGTAAGGAACACGATTGCGGGTGTGAGATGCTTCTGGCGGAGGGCGGTGACGAGATCAACCGGATGGATCGACGGCGGCATGCAGCTTCATTCCCTTTGAGATCACGACGAGACCCGATTCGGTGACGGTGAACCGTTGAGCATCGGCTTCGCGATTGTACCCGATTTCAGTGTTGGGGGGAATCGTGACACCCTTGTCGATGATGGCGCGCTTGATACGGCTGTGCTCGCCGATCATCACGTTCTCCATGACGATGGATTCGCGAACATCGGCATGGTCTTGCACGCGGACATTGGGAGACAAGATTGAATTCTGCACCCGTCCGCCTGAGATGATACACCCGCCGCAGACGATCGAATCGAGCGCGACGCCCATCCGGCCTCCCTGATAATCCTGCGCGAAGACAAACTTGGCCGGCGGAAATTGCCCTTGATAGGTTCTGATCGGCCATTCAGGGTCGTACAAGTTGAATTGAGGATCGACGGCGACCAGATCCATATTCGCTTCCCAGTAGGCATCGAGCGTGCCGATATCGCGCCAGTATTTGATGGCCTTCTTATTGGCGTCGTGGAACTTGAACGCGTACACCCGCCGTTGCTCGATCATTCTCGGAATGATGTTTTTCCCGAAGTCGTGCGCGCCGCCCCCTTGCGCGTCGGCAATCAAGTGTTCGCGGAGCGCCTTCGTGCGGAACAGATAAATGCCCATCGATGCAAAGGCGTGGGCGGGATCGTTGGGAAGCGGAATGGGGTTCGCCGGCTTTTCATCGAAGCGGGTAATCCGATAATCCTCGTCCACCGCGATGACGCCGAAGCGAGTAGCCTCCTGGACCGGGATGTCGATGGCGCCGACCACCGCATCCGCGCTCTTCGCGATGAGCCAGTGGTACATTTCCGCATAGTTCATCTTATATACATGGTCGCCGGCGAGGATGAACAGGAACTCAGGATGCTCCCCGTCGATCAAGAACATGTTCTGATAGACGGCATCCGCGGTGCCCCGATACCAATCTTCGCTGATACGCTGCTGAGGGGGAACGGAGGCGATATACTCTCCCAGTTCAGCGTTGAGAATATCCCAGCCGACTCGGATATGACGATCGAGAGAATGCGATTTGTACTGAATGAGAACGGCGATCTTACGGAGACCGGAATTGAGGCAATTGCTCAGGGTAAAGTCGATGATTCGGTATTTGCCTCCGAACGGAACCGCCGGCTTCGCGCGTTGGTCCGTGAGTGGGAAGAGTCGCTCGCCCTTGCCGCCGGCCAAGACCATCGTAAAAATATTTTTCACGGGCAAATTCTAGCAGGACTAGCATGAAATAGAAAGGAAGCGGAATCGTTGACTTCCCGATCCATGCGGATAATACTAGGCCAGATCCGGTTCTGCTCGTCGGCGTGAACAGCGTGCAAAGTATTTGAAGCAAAGGAGTCAGCATGAAGCGAGATGTCGTGGTCGCCGCACTACCTCGGAGCACCAACAGTCGCGTAACAAAGCTTTCGGCGAAATCGTCTTCCGGCCCGGTGGACGATATGGCGTGGCGTCTGGAACGGTTGGAAGGGCAGATGCAGAAACTGTCCGAACTCGTTCGAGATCATGCTGAAGATATGGATCGTCTGGTCAGGATTGTCGCGGAAAACAGTGAGATCCTCCGTCGGCAGTTGCTTCGCAAGCACCACGAAAAAGTTCGAGTCAGAAAGCATCTCCGCGCGACCAACGCCGCGCTGGATTAATCCGAACCGCTCTTGGAGCGGTTGTGCCGCTCGCTCCTACCGATTCGATTTGGTGATATCGTCTCATAATCAACGCCCCATTCGACATGTGCCACACGGTGACCTCCAACTAGAAGGAGCTCAAACAGCGTGATCAAGTATGTATGCATGGCCGCGGTTATCCTCTCCAGCGTTGTGGGAGGGGAGGCATTCTGTGCGTGGTTCGATCAGCCCGCGCGTGTCTGGTCCGTCCAAATGCCCTATGAGGCCCCGCCGAAGAATCAGGAGATACCGGATGTCTCGATCCCGCCGAACAAGAATCCGCTGAGTCCCGAAGAACTGCAGCGTGCCGAAGCCTTGCTGCCGTTGCTGGAAGGCAAGCAGGAGTTTTGGGCCATGGGAGAATTCGTCCATCTGGGAGAGCCCTCAGTCCCGGTTTTGGTCAAGGCCCTCACTATGTCCAGTCCGAGAATCCGGTACAATGCGATCGAGACCCTGTTGATGATGAAAGGCGTGGCAGGGGTTTCAGCGCTCATCTCCACGGCAAAGGAGCAGGGTGAACTTCCTCGCGTGAGGGAACATGCCTTGCGGGTTGCGGTCCGTCTGGATCCGGCCAAAGCGCCCGAAGCCATCGAGGTGATGGCGAAAGACCCCAATCCGTCGGTCAGAAAGGCTGCCGCGTTTGAATCGCGGTATGTCCGGCAAAAGGCCGTCATTCCACTCTTGATCCCGATCGTAAGCGATGACGAACGCTTCGTGGCCCTCTCGGCGCTGCAATCGCTGTGGATTCTTACGCGCCATGAGACCGAATTCCACGATTGGGATACCTCGACCAAACAGGATCGGGCGCTGTGGTCGAACGAATGGGTCGAGTGGTGGGATACCAACAAAGACGTCTTTGAGATTCCGGAGCCACGGCGGTCGAAGCGGAGTTCCTAACGGAGGGAGGTTGCGGGCCAAGAGATTCCTATGTTACGAATATAATGATATGAAGACGAAGACGGGAACCATGCTGAATATCGCCAAACTCGGGAATCCGATCCTTCGCAAAATCGCCGCTCCGATCGATCCCCGGGACATCAAATCGTCAGACCTGCAACGGTTGATCGACGACATGTTTGAAACCATGTACGACGAGCCGGGCATTGGGCTGGCCGCGCCTCAGGTCTCGCGCTCGATTCAATTGGTCGTAATGGCCTGCAAGGGCGAAGGGGGGTTCCCCGAGACAGTCCTCATCAATCCATCGATCGTGTATTACGGTCCCCAGCAGGTGGAAAACTGGGAAGGCTGCCTGAGCGTCGACGGACTGCGAGGGAAAGTCACGAGGCCTTCCCTGGTGCGCGTCAAGGGACTCGATCGGAAAGGGAAGACTCTGGATTTTGAGGCGACCGGCCTCTATGCGGTCTGCATTCAACACGAGCTTGATCACTTGATCGGCAAAGTCTTTCTCGATCGTATGACGGATATGTCCACCCTGACACAACTTCAAGAGTTCTCGCAGTATTGGCAACAAGAGCCCACAAACGTGATTTAATGCCTTCCGTGCCTGGCCGATTGTGAAATCTCTTTTTCGTGTTCTTCTCTATCTTCGGCCCCATCGGACGCTCGCGATCGCGACGTTGGTCTGCGCCGGTTGCGCCACGGCGATGGAGCTGGTTCCTCCTTGGGTCATCAAAATCATCATCGACGACGTGATCCAAGCCAAACAAGCGTCGCTCTTGCCATGGGCGATCGGCCTCCTGGTCGGCGCCTATGTGTTCAAAAATCTGTTCGCCTCGCTGCGGATCAGGCTCAACAATCAACTTGAGCAGACCGTCGTCCATGACCTGCGCCGGCACATCTTTTCCGCCCTCCAACGCCTCTCGATTACCTATTTTGAGAATCGGTCCACGGGCGAGATCATGTCCCGAGTCACAAACGACACGGAGCATGTCGAGCGGATCTTTATCGACGGGCTCGAAGGGATGCTGACGGCATCGTTGACGCTTATCGGGATCACGGGGCTGTTATTCATGCTCAACTGGAAGCTGGCGGCACTTTCGCTCCTGCCGATCCCACTGCTGGCCGTGTCCGCGAGCTGGTTTACCTCGAGGGTACACGGGTACTATCAGCAGACCAGACAAAGCGCCGCCGAGCTGAACGGCTATCTGCAAGATTCGTTGTCCGGCATCAGGGAGACGATGGGGTTCGGCCGACAAGAACATGAACAGGCCAGGTTCGACCGGCTGAGCCATGCGTATAGCGAAAAGAATCTCAAAGCGATGGTGCTGTGGTCAGTCTATTCACCGGGAATGATTCTCGTCGCGGCCTTCGGGACCGTCTTGATCCTGTGGTATGGCGCGGGAGAGGTCATGGAAGGCCGGCTCACACTCGGCGAGCTGGTGTTGTTTCTGTCCTATCTGGCGATGTTCTACGTCCCGATCAATCAGATTCATTCAGTCAATCATATGTTGCAACATGCGTTGGCGGCGAGCGAGCGGGTGTTCGATGTGCTGGATACGGTTCCCGAAGTCGCCGATCGTCCCGGTGCGGTCGCACCCATTCAGCGCGCCCATGGGGAGGTTCGATTCACGCACGTGCGGTTCCACTACCGGCCCGATGTCCCCGTGCTGAAAGAGTTCGAAGCGACGGTGCCGGCCGGGGAACGCGTGGCACTGGTTGGGATGAGCGGCGCCGGGAAGAGCACGTTGCTCAAGTTGTTGATGCGGTTTTACGATGTGACGGACGGGGCGATCCTCATTGATGGAACAGATATTCGGGACCTTCCGATTGCGTATCTGCGAGAGCAGATCGGGTTTGTGCAACAGGAACCGTTTTTATTCAACGGGACGGTGAAAGACAATCTCCTGTACGGCCATTTGAACGCGGATCAGGATCGGCTGGAAGCGGCGGCGCGCGTGGCGAGAGCGCACGAGTTCATTGCGGCATTGCCGGAAGGATATGATACCTGGATCGGTGAACGAGGGGTCAAGTTGTCGGTCGGCCAAAAGCAGCGGGTTTCGATCGCGCGGGTGTTGTTGAAGGATCCACCCATCGTTATTTTTGACGAAGCGACGTCCAATATCGACACGGAGACCGAAGTGAAAATCCGCGAAGCCTTGACCGACCTGACTGTTGGTCGAACCACGTTCATCATTGCCCACCGTTTGTCTACCCTCCATGATGTGGATCGGATTTTGGTGCTCGATAAAGGTCGGCTGGTGGAAGATGGCCGGCATGATGCTCTGCTCAGTCGTGGAGGGGTCTACGCGGGCCTCTACGAGGCTCAGTTCCAGGTATGAGCGCCTACCGGGAAGACGACAAGAGTGGCCGGTCTTGACATTGCTTTCTTCCGAGGCTCACATTTAGCCGTACATTCGTGAATTGAGAGGGCACTGCGTGATGGACCGATGGGTCACACAGTGGGTGGACCGGCTTCGCATTCAACACAAGGTATGGGCGGCGCTTCTCTTGCTTTGTGTGCCGCTTAGTGTCGGCATTGCTCTTCATCTCTATTTCGTCCAACAGCTGCTCGTGCTTCAACAACAGCGGCAGGAAGTCATGCTGGCAGAAGAGGAAGTACATCTGCTGGGGAGACTGGCCATCGACATCGAAGACGGATTTCGCGGCTATGTCTTGACGCAGAGCCCGGCTTTTCTTGCTCCCCTGGCCGACGCGGAAGCGAGACTCGATCAAGCGTTGTCCAATGCCACCACGTCGCTCGCCAGGCTTCCCGGTGCTTCGAACGGTCTCGGAAAGATCGAGCAACAACTCAAAGTGTTGTTGCGATCGAAGCTCGATTTGATCGCGGACATTCGAAACGGACTGGCGGAGAAAGCGCTGGCCTATGTACGGTCTGGTGAAGGACTTCGACTATCCGATGTTCTACTCCAGGACCTCCGCACCCTCGAAGACCGCTTGGAACGGGAACGCAACTCACTTCAGAAACAGGCCGATGGGTTGTCACAGCGAACATTTATCGGACTGTGGGTGACCTTGGCCGGTGTGGTTGCGCTGGGATGGATTGTCTCACGAGTGTTGGCTCAAGCGCTCACCGAGCCTATCACGCGGCTTCAATCCGCCACGGCAAGGATCGGAGCGCAAGTCGATGTGGCGGGAATTACTCAACTGTTGGCCGACGGTGGAAAGACAAAGGACGAACTCGGTCAGTTGGCAGACGCCTACCTCGCCATGGCTCGCCGCATCGAGACGAATCTCAAGGAGATCGAGGCGCTCAATGCCATCGGGC is a genomic window containing:
- a CDS encoding DEAD/DEAH box helicase encodes the protein MTTDELEQLLAQQPVGLLHRLARGRIHRHFRAGKRRIIELLLQHSSHNRAGFESDLQALIGERQSRPEATSPRIPRPPTIAHKKKSLQGAEPESSESSVSLSGWLEGIGVPPPQPFIPDPWQSEALSALNETDVVISVPTGSGKTYVAVEAARRAMEDNRTVIYTSPLKALSNTKYTEFSRIFGPDKVGILTGDRQENGQAPLLIMTTEILRNLLYDAASGEIDVRLDTLGLVILDESQYIADPERGVVWEETIIFCPSQARLLLLSASIGNPQDIADWLTSIRTTTCRLVRHSKRTVPLRAGYLHPNGKLTPLFRTLGIPYGHPNQLHPEAKRLFLEYEDETLPSGRTRR
- the glgC gene encoding glucose-1-phosphate adenylyltransferase, which produces MKNIFTMVLAGGKGERLFPLTDQRAKPAVPFGGKYRIIDFTLSNCLNSGLRKIAVLIQYKSHSLDRHIRVGWDILNAELGEYIASVPPQQRISEDWYRGTADAVYQNMFLIDGEHPEFLFILAGDHVYKMNYAEMYHWLIAKSADAVVGAIDIPVQEATRFGVIAVDEDYRITRFDEKPANPIPLPNDPAHAFASMGIYLFRTKALREHLIADAQGGGAHDFGKNIIPRMIEQRRVYAFKFHDANKKAIKYWRDIGTLDAYWEANMDLVAVDPQFNLYDPEWPIRTYQGQFPPAKFVFAQDYQGGRMGVALDSIVCGGCIISGGRVQNSILSPNVRVQDHADVRESIVMENVMIGEHSRIKRAIIDKGVTIPPNTEIGYNREADAQRFTVTESGLVVISKGMKLHAAVDPSG
- a CDS encoding HEAT repeat domain-containing protein, which translates into the protein MIKYVCMAAVILSSVVGGEAFCAWFDQPARVWSVQMPYEAPPKNQEIPDVSIPPNKNPLSPEELQRAEALLPLLEGKQEFWAMGEFVHLGEPSVPVLVKALTMSSPRIRYNAIETLLMMKGVAGVSALISTAKEQGELPRVREHALRVAVRLDPAKAPEAIEVMAKDPNPSVRKAAAFESRYVRQKAVIPLLIPIVSDDERFVALSALQSLWILTRHETEFHDWDTSTKQDRALWSNEWVEWWDTNKDVFEIPEPRRSKRSS
- the def gene encoding peptide deformylase; the protein is MKTKTGTMLNIAKLGNPILRKIAAPIDPRDIKSSDLQRLIDDMFETMYDEPGIGLAAPQVSRSIQLVVMACKGEGGFPETVLINPSIVYYGPQQVENWEGCLSVDGLRGKVTRPSLVRVKGLDRKGKTLDFEATGLYAVCIQHELDHLIGKVFLDRMTDMSTLTQLQEFSQYWQQEPTNVI
- a CDS encoding ABC transporter ATP-binding protein, giving the protein MKSLFRVLLYLRPHRTLAIATLVCAGCATAMELVPPWVIKIIIDDVIQAKQASLLPWAIGLLVGAYVFKNLFASLRIRLNNQLEQTVVHDLRRHIFSALQRLSITYFENRSTGEIMSRVTNDTEHVERIFIDGLEGMLTASLTLIGITGLLFMLNWKLAALSLLPIPLLAVSASWFTSRVHGYYQQTRQSAAELNGYLQDSLSGIRETMGFGRQEHEQARFDRLSHAYSEKNLKAMVLWSVYSPGMILVAAFGTVLILWYGAGEVMEGRLTLGELVLFLSYLAMFYVPINQIHSVNHMLQHALAASERVFDVLDTVPEVADRPGAVAPIQRAHGEVRFTHVRFHYRPDVPVLKEFEATVPAGERVALVGMSGAGKSTLLKLLMRFYDVTDGAILIDGTDIRDLPIAYLREQIGFVQQEPFLFNGTVKDNLLYGHLNADQDRLEAAARVARAHEFIAALPEGYDTWIGERGVKLSVGQKQRVSIARVLLKDPPIVIFDEATSNIDTETEVKIREALTDLTVGRTTFIIAHRLSTLHDVDRILVLDKGRLVEDGRHDALLSRGGVYAGLYEAQFQV